One genomic segment of Bombina bombina isolate aBomBom1 chromosome 4, aBomBom1.pri, whole genome shotgun sequence includes these proteins:
- the ATF3 gene encoding cyclic AMP-dependent transcription factor ATF-3: MMLQHPGQGSAAEVSATAIVPCLSPTMTFGFEDLTNLSPLVKEELRFAIQNKRLANRPPCSLDNVIVSEGPIEMTYPKTEFVPVEDERKRRRRERNKVAAAKCRNKKKEKTECLQKESEKLESINAELKAQIEELKNEKQHLIYMLNLHRPTCIVRAQNGRTPEDERNLFIQQIKEGTLQS, encoded by the exons ATGATGCTGCAACACCCAGGACAAGGATCCGCTGCTGAAGTCAGCGCGACTGCGATTGTCCCGTGTCTGTCACCTACAATGACATTTGGTTTTGAAGATCTTACCAACTTATCTCCTCTTGTTAAAGAAGAATTAAGATTTGCCATTCAGAATAAACGTCTTGCCAACAGACCACCCTGCTCGCTGGACAATGTAATTGTTTCTGAGGGGCCCATAGAAATGACCTACCCTAAAACAGAG TTTGTGCCAGTGGAGGACGAGAGGAAAAGGAGAAGAAGGGAAAGGAATAAAGTGGCAGCTGCAAAGTGtcgaaataaaaaaaaggaaaaaacagaatgTTTGCAGAAG GAGTCAGAGAAGTTGGAATCTATTAATGCGGAACTGAAAGCTCAGATTGAAGAACTAAAGAACGAAAAGCAGCATCTTATCTACATGCTGAACCTCCATCGACCTACCTGCATAGTCCGAGCACAGAACGGGAGGACACCAGAAGATGAGAGGAACCTCTTCATTCAGCAGATTAAAGAAGGAACCCTCCAGAGTTAA